In the genome of Lynx canadensis isolate LIC74 chromosome X, mLynCan4.pri.v2, whole genome shotgun sequence, one region contains:
- the PABPC1L2A gene encoding polyadenylate-binding protein 1-like 2, translating to MASLYVGDLHPEVTEAMLYEKFSPAGPILSIRICRDKITRRSLGYAYVNYQQPVDAKRALETLNFDVIKGRPVRIMWSQRDPSLRKSGVGNVFIKNLGKTIDNKALYNIFSAFGNILSCKVACDEKGPKGYGFVHFQKQESAERAIDAMNGMFLNYRKIFVGRFKSHKEREAERGAWARQSTSADVKDFEEDTDEEATLR from the coding sequence ATGGCCTCGCTGTACGTGGGCGACCTGCACCCTGAAGTGACAGAAGCAATGCTCTACGAGAAGTTCAGCCCGGCCGGGCCCATCCTTTCCATCCGCATTTGCAGGGACAAGATCACCCGCCGCTCGTTGGGCTACGCGTACGTCAACTACCAGCAACCGGTGGACGCCAAGCGGGCCCTGGAAACCCTGAACTTTGATGTCATCAAGGGCAGGCCCGTGCGCATCATGTGGTCCCAGCGGGACCCCTCGCTCCGCAAGAGTGGGGTGGGCAACGTCTTCATCAAGAACCTGGGCAAGACCATCGACAACAAGGCGCTGTACAACATCTTCTCGGCGTTTGGCAACATCCTCTCCTGCAAAGTGGCCTGCGACGAAAAGGGGCCCAAGGGCTACGGGTTTGTGCACTTCCAGAAGCAGGAGTCCGCAGAGCGGGCCATTGATGCGATGAATGGCATGTTCCTGAACTACCGCAAAATTTTCGTTGGGAGATTCAAGTCGCATAAAGAACGAGAAGCCGAAAGGGGAGCCTGGGCCAGGCAGTCCACCAGTGCTGACGTCAAGGATTTCGAGGAAGACACCGATGAGGAAGCCACCTTGCGATGA